The Pyxidicoccus sp. MSG2 DNA segment GCCATCTTCACGAAGGACCTGGCGGGCCGGTACACACGCATCAACCCGGCCGGCGCGCGGCTGATGGGCAAGACGGTGGACGAGGTGCTCGGCCACACCGACGCGGAGCTGTGGCCGGACGAGGCACGCACCACCGCCTCGCATGACCGCGAGGTGCTCGCCTTCCGCCATACCTTCACCTACGAGGAAGCGCAGCGCGGCGCCAGGTCGCGCGTGTGGCTGTCCACCAAGGGCGTGCTCAAGGACGACACGGGCACGGTGTTCGGCCTGTTCGGCATCAGCCGCGACATCACCGACCGCAAGGCCATGGAGGAGGCGCTGCGGCGCAACGAGGCGCGGATGCTCCAGGCGCTGTCCGCCGCGTCGCTGACGCTCTTCGACCTGCGGCTGCCGGAGGGCCTGCTGCACTGGGAGCGCAACGCCGCCTCGCTCTTCGGACAGGCGGAGCTTCCCGTGGAGGAGGCGCTGGGCTCCTTCCTGTCCCGCATCCACCCGGAAGACAGGCTGGGCGTGGCCGAGCGGCTGGCCCGCTGCGCCGAGGCCCCCGGCGAGGTGGTGCTGGACTACCGCGTGCTGATGACAGACGGACAGGTGCGGCGCCAGGCGCTGCGGGCCCGCTCGCGCGCGGAGGACGGGCGCATCGGCCGAGTGCTCGGCGTGCTGGCGGACATCACCCACCGGCAGCCCGGCGCCAACGGCGTCATCCAGGCTGCTTGAGCTTCACGCGCGCGCCCGGGTGGCGCGCCACGGCCCCGGCGGGTGCTCGTGGCAACGGAGTGAGGCTCCCGGCGGAGCGGGGCCTTCAGCCGCGCGAGCCAACCACGGCGACCGGGGCTCGCGCCGCGCCGCGCGCCCAGGTGAGACGGAAGGTGGCGGCGGTGCCGTCGAAGGCGATGGGCTCCACCCGCACCTGCCCCGCGCCCGCGCACCGCAGCGTCTCCGCGAGGAAGCCGGCGGCGAAGTACGGGTTGTCCGCCGTCACGTCCTTCATCCACAGCGTGGCCGAGTCCTGCGTGGACTCCTCCACGCGCACCTCGTTGAAGTTGTTCCCGGCGCGGACGTTGTAGGGCACCCGCTCCAGCGTGCGGCGCGGGCCCAGGTGGGTGACGAGCGCCATGCTGGCCCGGCCCACGGACGTCTGCCGGAAGCCCTGGAGGTAGCGCGCGCCCAGCTCGAAGAGCGCCTCGTGCGGAGGCAGCGCGGGGTAGGCGTCCTGCGCGGCCACCCGGAGAAAGCCCCGCCACTGCTCCACCGTGTAGTGCGGACGCAGCGACTCCGACAGGTCCAGGCCCACCGCCTTCAGGCGCTGGCGGCCTTCACGGGTGAGGTGCGGGCCCAGGGCGCGCACGAAGAGGGCTTCCACGGACTGGGCGAAGATGAGCTTCTCGGACGGCATGACCGAAAGGTGGCAACAACCCCGTCCGGCGGCGAGGCTCAACGCATCGCATCCGTCCGCTTGTCATCATCGAGGCAGACGTACCGTGAAGGTCGTCCCACCCGGAGCGCTGGAGTCGACGTCCACGGCTCCCCCATGGCCCCGGATGATTTGCGAGGCGATGTAGAGCCCCAACCCCAGTCCCCCGGCGGAGCCTCCCTCCGGTCGGGACTTCCGGCCCCGACGCCAGGCGCTGAAGACGTGCGGCAGCTCCTCGGCGGGAATGGGCGGCCCCTGGTTGTGCACGCGCAGCACCGCGCCCTTCGGACCGCTCTCCGCGTGCACCGACACCAGGCTGTCCTCGGGGCTGTACTTCAGCGCGTTGGCCAACAGGTTGCCCACGGCCTGCTCCAGCCGGTCCGAGTCCCAGTCGCCCCGGCCGTCGCCCAGCACCTCGAGCTGCACCAGGCGTCCGGGATGGCTGGCGCGCAGCTCGTCCACACTGCGGCGCACCACGTCGAACACGTCACACGGCGCGCGCGTCACGGGGATGCCGCCGCCCAGCCGCGCGCGGGCGAAGTCCAGCAGCTGGCGGATCATCCGGTCCATCCGCTCCGCGCTGGTGAGGATGCGACCGGTGAGGTTGGCCTGGCGCTCGTCCAGCCCGCCGCGCCGCTGCAGCTGCTGCGCGGACATGGACAGGGCGTTGAGCGGGTTGCGCAGGTCATGCCCGAGCATGCCGATGAACTGCTCGCGGAACTCCTCCGCGCTGCGCTCCTCGGTGACGTCGCGCAGGGAGGTCGTCACCGCCAGCACCCGGCCGTCCGGGCCCACCGCGGGCGAGATGACGAAGTCGAAGGAGCGCGGGCCCCGGTCCGACATCAGGGAGATGGAGCCCCGCTGCACCTGGCCCGTGCCCAGCGACGCCTCCACGAGACGGAGGTAGGGCTCCAGCGCGGGGTCCTTCGCGCGCAGCTCCGCCAGCGTCAAACCCGGGCCGTGCGCGACATGGCTGCCGCGCGCCGCATAGAGCGCCTGGTTGGCGAAGAGCACGCGCCCGGCGCCGTCGTAGAGGACGATGGGGTCCGCCGCGCTGGAGATGGCCAGCTCCAGCAGCCGGCGCTGGTGCTCGACTTCCTGCGACAGCGCGCGGACCTCGCGCTCCGCCTGGCGCAGCCGCAGCAGGGCGTGGACCTGGGCGACCAGCTCCTCCGGGTCCACTGGCGCCACCAGGTAGCCATCCGCGCCGTGCTCCAGGCCCAGCGCCCGGTCGCCCGGCCCCACGGCCTGCGCGGACAGGTGCAGCACCAGCACATTGTGGGTGCGTGGCGCCGTCTTCAGCAGCCTGCACACCTCCAGCCCGCTGATGTCCGGCAGCCGCACGTCGAGGATGACCAGGTCCGTGTGCTCGTCCGCCAGCGCCAGCGCCTCGCGGCCGGCGGCGGCCTCCACCACGCGGAAGCCGGCCAGCCCCAGCACACGGGAAGTCACGTACCGGCTGGCGACGTCGTCGTTGACGTTGAGGATGACGGCGGGCTTGGAAGTCATTCGGTGGCCGGAACTCTTTCGTATCCGCGCCCCCCACCGCACGCCAAGCGTTACCGCCCTGGGAATGTCCGCTTCCCGGGTAGCCGGGCTGGCGGCGGTCATCAAACCGGCAAATAGTTCGGAGACGCTCCCGCCAGGGTCGGTTTCGGGGTAGTGAAGGCCGCATGCGTCCTCCCTGTCGCCCCCTCCCCGCGGATGGCCGCTTCCTCCAGGCCGTCGGCCCCACGCCGCTCGTCCCCGTCCGCCTGGAAGAGGAAGGCCCCACCATCTGGTGCAAGCTGGAGTTCCTCAACCCCAGCGGCTCCACGAAGGACCGAATCGCCCGGTACATGCTGGAGAAGGCGTGGCGTCTGGGTGAGCTGAGCCCGGGCGGCGAGGTCATCGAGGCGTCCAGCGGCTCGACGAGCATCGCCCTGGCGCTGGCCTCCGCGCAGATGGGGCTGCGCTTCACGGCGGTGATGCCGGAGGGCGTCACCGACGAGCGTCTGCTCACCATCCGCGCCTACGGCGGCGACGTGGTGCTGGTGCCGCGCGAGACGGGCGTGCGCGGCGCGATTGCGCGGGCGGAGGAACTGGCGCGCGAGCGCAAGGCGTTTGCCCCGCGCCAGTTCGAGAACCCGGACAACGCCGAGGCGCACCGCGTGTGGACGGGGCAGGAAATCCTGTCGCAGGTACCGGGCGGGCTGGTGCACGGCGTGGTGAGCGGCGTCGGCACGGGCGGCACGGTGGTGGGGCTGTACCAGGCCTTCGCGGAAGCGGGCTGCCCGGTGACGGCCTTCGTGGCGCGGCCCATCGCCGGGCTGGGCTGCGACATCGAATGCTGCAGCTTCAGCCCCCGCGTACCCGGCGTGGTGGACGGCATCTCCAAGCTGTACCGCGACGCGGACATGCCGGGGCGCGTGGAGCTGGACGTGTCGGACGAGCTGGCCATGTGCACCGCGCGCGCGCTCATCCGCCGCGGCTTCCCGGTGGGACCGTCCTCCGGCCTCAACTACGCGGCCTCCGTCGAGGCCGCGAAGCGGCTGGGCCCCGGCGCCCAGGTGGTGACGGTGTTCCCGGACCGGATGGAGCGCTACTTCTCCACCGAGCTCATCCAGCCCAGGCCCGCCGCCCGCGGCGTGGCCTGAAGGGCACCACCCCATGGAAGCCGCGCCCATGGAGAGCCGTGAAAGCTCCGGCCTTCCTTGATGACGCAACTTCCCAAGGCAACTCTCGATAATGGGGCAAGCTTTCCCACTATTTGAGAGTGCCCCCCATGAGCGTCCGCCTCCCCCCCGTCTCCACCGCCACGACGTCCCGTACCGCGTCGGCGGCGCTGACCCGCACCGCCGCCGCCACCGTGACGGCCCCTCCCGCCGGCCTGCGCAAGGGGGATGAGGGCCCCAAGGTGAAGCAGCTCCAGGACGCGCTGGTGAAGCTGGGCTACATGACCAAGGCCCAGGTCTCCACCGGCCCCGGCACCTTCGGCCCGAAGACCGAGGCGGCGGTGAAGAAGTTCCAGGCCGACAAGAAGCTGCCCACCACCGGCTTCTACGGGGACCTGACGCACGCGGCGCTGAAGAAGGCGCTGGCCGGGAGCAAGCCGCCCGTGGAGGGGCCGACGAAGCCGCCTCCGTCCACGCCGGGCACGTTCAAGAAGCCGCCCGTCGTCAGCGCGCCCTCGCCCAACTACAACGAGCGCGGCGGCAAGGACATCGACACCATCGTCCTGCACCACACCGCCTCCAACAACGGCGCGGGCGACCTGGCGTGGATGCGCAACCCGAAGAGCGAGGTGTCCGCGCACTACATGGTCGACCGTGACGGGAAGATCTACCAGCTCGTCAACGACCAGAAGCGCGCGTGGCACGCGGGCAAGGGCGAGCTGCACGGCGTGCCCAGCGACATCAACGGCCGCTCCATCGGCATCGAAATCGTCAACGCCGGCGACGGCAAGACGCCCTTCACCGAAGCCCAGTACAAGGCCCTCACCCAGCTCACCGGCTACCTGAAGCAGGAGTACAAGGTGCCGATGAAGAACATCGTCGGCCACGCCGACGTCGCGGTGCCCAAGGGCCGCAAGAACGACCCGGCGCCCAACTTCGACTGGAACCGGCTGCGCAAGGGCATCTCCTGAGCCAGGGTGCTCCCCCAGGGGCCGGCCGCGGTCCGGTAGGCGGCCGGCACCAGATGCGATAGGGAGCGCCCATGCTCTCCCTGCCCCTGGTGATGCTGGCGCTCGGCCTGTCCATGGATGCCACGGCCGTGGCGATGACGAGCGGCTTCTCGGCGCCCCGGGTGCGGGTGCGCGACGCGCTGCTGCTCGCCCTCTTCTTCGGCGGCTTCCAGGCGCTGATGCCCCTCATCGGCTGGGCCGCGGGCGCGCGCTTCGCGGACGCCATCGCCGCGTGGGACCACTGGCTCGCCTTCGTGCTGCTGGGCGGCATTGGCGCGAAGATGCTGCACGAGGCCTTCACCCATGAGGAGGGTGCCGAGGCCCCGCGCGCGAACCCGTTCAGCCTCCGGGTGCTGCTGGTGCTCGCGATCGCCACCAGCATCGACGCCCTGGTGGCGGGCCTCACCCTGCCGACGCTCGACGTGCGCCCGCTGCTGGCGGCCGCCTTCATCGGCGTCACCACCTTCGTGCTCTCCTTCGCGGGCGTGGAGGCCGGCCGGCGCTTTGGAGACCGCTTCGGACGCAAGCTGGACGCCATTGGCGGGCTGGTGCTCATCCTCCTGGGCGCCCGGACACTGTTCGAGCACCTGACAGCGGGCTGAGCCTCCGGCCGGATGGCCCGCGGGGAGTCCCCGTTCCAACGTCGCCTCGCACTGGGAGGCGGCACATGGGGATGCTTCAGTTCGCGAACGCCCGCATCTTCGACGGCAAGGGTGGAGGGCTCTCCGAGCCCTCGAACGTCCGGGTGAGGGACGGACGTATCGAGAAGATCTCGACCGCGCCCATTCCGGTGGAGCGCGGCTCCCAGACGACGGTCATCGACTGTGGGGGCCGCGTGCTGATGCCGGGGCTCATCGACGCGCACTGGCACTCGATGTTCGCGACCATGCCCGCGGCCGTCGCCGTCACCGCGGACGTCGGCTACCTGAACCTGGTGGCGGGGAAGAGCGCCGAGCGGACCCTGCTGCGCGGCTTCACGAGCGTGAGGGACCTGGGTGGCCCGGTGTTCGGCCTCAAGCGGGCCATCGACGAGGGCATCATCCCGGGGCCGCGCATCTACCCGTCGGGCGCGTTCATCTCCCAGACGGGGGGACACGGTGACTTCCGCCTGCTCAACGAGCTGCCCCGCGACGCCTCCGGCACCCTGAGCTACACGGAGCGCGTGGGGGCCGCCGCCATCGCCGACAGCCCGGATGAGGTCCGCCTGCGCGCCCGCGAGCAACTGATGCTGGGCGCCAGCCAGCTCAAGCTGATGGCGGGGGGAGGCGCCTCCTCGGAGCACGACCCGCTCGACGCCACGCAGTACACCGAGCCGGAGCTGCGCGCCGCCGTCGAGGCCGCGGAGAACTGGGGCACCTATGTCGCCGTGCACGCCTACACGTCGAAGGCCATCCAGCAGGCCATCGCGGCGGGAGTGAAGTGCATCGACCACGGGCAACTGGCGGACGAGCCCGCGGCGAAGCTGATGAAGGAGCGGGACGTCTGGTGGAGCCTGCAGCCCTTCCTCGATGACGAGGACGCCATCCCGATGCCGGACGAGGCCCGGCGGGCGAAGCAGTTGCAAATCATCGAAGGAACGGACAGGGCATACCAGCTGGCGAAGAAGCACGGCGTCCGGTTGGCCTTCGGCACCGACGTGCTCTTCACCCCCAGGCTCACCGAGCGGCATGGCGCGCAGCTGGCGAAGCTGACCCGCTGGTTCACGCCCGCGCAGGCGCTGAAGATGGCGACGGGGGACAACGCCGCGCTGCTGGCGCTGTCCGGGCCGCGAAACCCCTACCCCGGCAAGCTGGGCGTCATCGAGGAGGGCGCGCTCGCCGACCTCCTGGTGCTCGATGGCGACCCGCTGAAGGGCCTCACGCTGTTCGACGACCCGGACACCCACCTGTTGGTCATCGTGAAGGACGGCAAGGTCTACAAGAACCGCCTCGCCCCCGGCGGCACGGGGAGATGACGCCTGCTCCCCCGCGTGCGGCGGGGGCCATCCGGGCGCCCCCACCCTGCCCTTCACACCGCCCGTGAGGCCCGCTCGCGCGTTCCGTCCAGAAGCGTGCTAGGAACGGCCCCGTGCTGCGCATCTGGCTCTGCCTCAGCCTGCTGTTGTTCGCCCCGAGCGTGGGAGGGCTGCTGCCCACCCTGTCGGGTACGGCGGGTGAGGTGTGTGCGCAGCGCTGCGCGGATGACGACGAGCGCGGGCAGTGCGCTCCCGACTGCGCCGACTGCACCTGCTGTGGCCATGTGCGCTCCGTGGCCGCGGCCGACTTCGCGCCCTTCCTCCTGCCGCACGTGGAGCGGCCGCCCCGCTTCGCGCACGACGAGGACGCGCCGTCCTCCGCCGACCTGGGCGACATCCTGCACGTCCCCATAGTCGTCCTCGCGTAGCCCGAGTCCGTCGTCTTGCGTTCTCACGCGTCCATCAGGGCGGGTGTGCCCATGAGGCATGCCCGCGCCGGATGCTCGCCGACTCTCCGCGAGGTCTTCCCCGTGTTGTCCCATCGTCTCGCGACGGCCGCCCTCGGGCTCGCCGCCGCATTGCTCCTGCCTCGCACCGGCGTGGCGCAGTCTTCCGAGTCCCCTCCCGTCGAGCTCACCCTGGAGGAGGTCCTGTCCCTGGCCCGCCAGCGCGCTCCCGCGTTGCTGGAAGCCACGGGCCGTGTCGCCGAAGCCCAGGGCCCCGTGGCCGGCGCCGCGCCCCTGTTGCGTGACAACCCCACCGTCGAAGTGGAAGCCGGGCCGCGTACCCTCGGCGATGGCACGCGGGGGTTGGAGGTGGGCGTGGGGCTCGTCCAGCCCTTCGAGCTGGGCGGCAAGCAGGGCGCCCGCCGGGAGTCCGCGCGCGCCGGGCTGTCCCGGGAGCAGGCGAACCAGCGCGACGCGGAACGCCGCGTGCTGGGCGAGGTGGCCTCCACCTTCCTCCGCGTCCTGCATGCGCGCGAGCGGCTGAAGCTGGCGCGCGAGGCAGAGGAGGCCGCCGCGAGCATGGCGCACTCCACGCAGCGCCGCTTCGAGGCGGGAGACGTGCCGGTGGTGGACGTCAACGTGGTGCGCGTGGCGCTCGCGCGGGCCCGCGCGGCCGCGGTCGGCGCGGAGGGAGACGAAGCGTCCCTCCTCCACCTGCTGCGCGCGCTGCTGGGAATGGGGCTCGCGAAGCCCCTGGGCGTGCGGGGCGAGTTGCGGGCCCTGGCCACCGCCGCCGCGCCGGTGCCGCTCACCAGCGAGCGCCCGGACCTCGTCGCGATGGAGGCCGAAGTGGCCCAGGCCGAGGCGGAGCTTCGCCTGGGCCGGAGCGGCGCCTGGCCCGACGTGCAGGTGGGCGTGCGCTACCAGCGCGAGGTGGATGAGACCGCCGTCCTCGGCACGCTCGGCGTACCGCTGCCCCTCTTCTCACGAGGACAGGAGGCGCGCGTGACGGGCGAGGCCCGCGTGCGCCGCCTGCGCACCGTACTGGACGCGGCCCGCTCCGCGCGGGAGGCCCAGGTGGAGGCCGCGCGCGTGCGGCACCGCAAGCAGCAGGAGGCGGTGGACCTGCTGGAGCGCGAGGCCCTGCCGCTGCTGGCCGACAACGCCTCGCTCGCCGCACGGTCCTACGAGGCGGGGGAGATGGGGCTCGCGGAGTTCCTCCTCGTCCGCCGCGACACGCTCGAAGCCCGCATTGCCTACGTCGACAGCCTCCTCGAGGCCGCGCTCGCGCGCGTGCAGCTCGCCGTCGAGACAGGAGCCCTGCCATGAAGCCCGCCTTCCAGTTGCTGGCCGCCCTGCTCCTGCTGACCGCTTGCAAGTCGGAGTCCCCGAAGCACGAGGATGAGCACGCGCACGAGGGAGTCGAGGGTGCCGAGCCTCACGGCGAGGGCCATGACGAATCCAGCGTCCACATCGCCGCCGAGATGATGCGCGACCTGCGCGTCACCACCGCCCGCGTGAGCGAGCGACCCGGCGGGGAAAGCGTCACCGCCCTGGGCGAGCTGACGTTCAGCGAGGATGCGTACGCGGAAGTGTCCTCCCCCATCGCCGCGCGCGTGGGCACCGTCTTCGCCACCACCGGCCAGCAGGTGAAGCAGGGCGACAAGCTCGCGGAGCTGCGCAGCCCCGAGCTGGGCAAGGCCCGCGCCGCGCTCCAGGCGGCCCAGGCCCGCGCCACCGCCGCGCGGCAGACCGCGGAGCGCAAGCGCGCCCTCGCCGCCGAGCGCATCGTCGCGCAGAAGGACGTGCAGGCCGCGGAAGCGGAGGCGGCTTCCGCCGACGCGGAGGTCGCCTCGGCCCGGGCGGAGCTGACGTCGCTGGGCGCGAGCGAGGACGAACTGCGCGGCGGGCAGGGCGCGCCGGGCTTCGTGCTGCGCGCGCCGCTGTCCGGCACCGTCATCGAGCGGGACGCGCGGATGGGGCAGATGGCGGACCCCTCGCGCCCCCTCTTCCGCGTGGGCGACCTGTCCTCGCTGTGGCTCATCGTCCACGCCTTCGAGCGCGACGCCGTGCGCATCCAGCGCGGCGCCCAGGCGCGCGTCACCTTCGCGGCCTTCCCGGGGCAGGAACTCATGGCGAAGGTGGGCCATGTGGGGCAGCGGGTGGACGCGGCCTCGCGCACCATCCCCGTGCGGCTGGAGTTGGACAACCGTGAGGGGCTGCTGCGTCCGGGCATGTCCGCGTCCGCGTCCCTCCCCCTGGGCGTCGAAGGCGCCACCATCACCTCCGTCCCGGCGGCGGCGCTCCAGCGGCTGGAGGGTGGCTGGGTCGCCTTCATCCCCACGGACACGAAGGGCGTGTTCGAGCGGCGCGAGGTGGGGCGCGGCCGCACGCTCGGCGGCGACGTAGAGGTGCTGTCCGGGCTGAAGGCCGGAGAGCTGGTGGTGGTGGAGGGCGCGTTCCTCCTCAAGGCCGAGGTGGAGAAGTCGAGCGGTGGAGGGGACCCCCATGCGCACTGACGGCCCGGCTTCCGCCTCGGTGGTGGACCGCGTGCTGCGCGCGTCCTTCTCGCGGCCGGGGCTCACGGTGGTGCTCGCGCTGGCGCTCTCCGCCTTCGGGGCCGTGGCGCTCCACGGCCTGCGCCGCGACGTGTTCCCCGACCTGTCCGCGCCCATCTTCAACGTCATCGTGCAGAACGCGGCCATGGGCGCCGAGGAGCTGGAGACGGCCGTGGCCATCCCCATGGAGGTGGCGCTCGCGGGCCTGCCGGACGTGCGCCGCATCCGCTCCACCTCGCAGCTCGGCGTGACGCAGGTGACGGTGGAGTTCGAGCCCGACGCCGACTACTTCCGCAGCCGCCAGTACGTCGCCGAGCGCGTGGCCCAGGCCCAGGCCGAGCTGCCCGCCGGCACGGACGCGCCGCTCGTCTCCAGCCTCACGGGCCGACTCAACGAGGTCTTCGAGTTCACCCTGGAGGCCGAGCCCGGCGCGGCCGACCTGATGACGCTGCGCGACCTGGCCGAGTTCGAGGTGAAGAACCGGCTGCTCGCCGTCCCCGGCGTAGCGGGCGTGGAGCGGCTGGGCGGCTACCTGCGGCAGTTCCAGGTGCAGCTGGACCCGGACCAGATGGTGGCGCGCGGCATCAGCCTGGACGCGGTGGAGCACGCGCTGGAGGGTGCCAACCTCAACGCCTCCGGCGGCTTCGTGGTGCAGGGGCCCATGGAGTGGACGGTGCGCGCGGTGGGCCGCGCGCAGACGGTGGAGGACCTGAGCGGCACCGTGGTGGCCCTGCGCGACGGGACACCCGTGCTGCTCGGCGACGTGGCGGACATCCGCGAGGCCCCCGCCGTGCGGCGCGGCATCGCCCACCGGCTCAAGGGCGAGGTGGTGAGCTGCCGGGTCATCAAGCAGTTCGGCGCGGACACGGAGCGGGTGGCGGCGGGCGTGCGCGACGCCATCACCGAGCTGAGCCGCGCCCTGCCTCCGGGCGTGCAACTGCGCATCGTGTATGACCAGTCGGTGCTGGTGGACTCCGCGCTGGGAGGTGTCAGCCGGGCCATCCTGCTCGGCGCGTTCCTGGTGGTGCTCGTCCTCTTCGGGCTCCTGGGGGACTGGCGCGCGGCGCTCATCGTCACGCTCACCCTGCCCCTCTCCCTGGGAATCGCGGGCGTGCTGCTGAAGGCGGCGGGCATCGGCATCAACACCATGACGCTGGGCGGACTGGCCATCGCCGTGGGCCTGCTGGTGGACGCGGCCATCATCGTCACGGAGAACATCGTCCACGACTTGCGCGAGGGCGCGGGGCGCCGTTCCCAGCGCGAGGAGTCGCTCGCGGCCGCGCTGGAGGTGGGCCGGCCCATCGCCTTCGCCACGCTCATCGTCGTGTCCGTCTTCATTCCCCTGTTCGCGATGACGGGGATTGAAGGGCGCATGTACCAGCCGCTCGCGGCGGCCGTGGTGGCGTGCCTCGCGGCGTCACTCGGGCTGGCCCTCACGCTGGTGCCGGTGGCCTCGGGATTGTTCCTCCGCGCGCCCCGGCCGGACACGCCGGAGGACGTGTGGCTGGTGCGCAAGGTGAAGGCCTTCTACGCACCGCTGCTGGAGCGCTGCATGCGCCGGGCGGGACTGGTGCGGCTGGTGGCGCTCGCCATCACCGTGCCGGCGCTGGGACTGGCCTTCGCCGTGGGCAGCGACTTCATGCCCCGGCTCGACGAGGGCGCGCTGCTGTTGCAGACGGTGCTCCCCGCGGAGGCTTCGCTGGAGGAGGTGGACCGGCTCAACCACCTGGTCGAGGACGTGCTGCTGGAGTTCCCCGAGGTGGACGACGTGGTGCGCCGCACCGGTCGCGCCGAGCGCACGGAGGACCCGATGCCACACACGCTCTCCGACGTGCTCGTGGTGCTCAAGCCGGACCGGGGGCGCTCGCTGGAGAAGCTGGAGGCGGACATGCGCGAGGCGGTGGAGAAGGTGCCCGGTGTCACCACCCTCTTCACCACGCCGCTGGGCATGCGCATCGACGAGGGCCTGGGCGGCAGCCCCGCCGACCTCTCCGTGCGCATCTTCGGGCCGGACCTGGAGGTGCTCTCCGGACTGGCCGAGCGGACCCGCGCCATCATGGCGAAGGTGGACGGCGTGGAGGACCTGCGCGCGGAGCAGCTCAGCGGACTGCCACAGCTCCGCATCACCGTGAATCGCGCCGCAGTGGCCCGCGTGGGCCTCACGCCCGGAGACGTCATCCGCGCGGTGCGCGTGGGGCTGGTGGGACAGGAGTCCTCTCAAATCTGGAAGGGACAGCGGCGCTATGACCTGGTGCTGCGACTGGCGGACCACCGGCGCGGGGACGCCACCGCCATCCGGAGCCTCCTCGTGGATGGGCATGACGGCACGCGCATTCCGCTGAGCCAGCTCGCGCGGATTGAGGAGACGTTCGGCGCGGGCAGCATCCGCCGCGAGGCGGGCAGCCGGCGCATCGCCGTGGAGGCAGGGGTCTCCGGGCGGGACCTGGGCAGCACCGCGGCCGAGGTGCGCGAGCGACTGGCGGAGGAGCTGAAGCTGCCCACGGGCTACTTCGTCGACGTGGGCGGCAAGGTGGAGAGCCAGGAGCGCGCGGCGCAATCGTTGATGGTGGCCATCGCGGTGGCGCTGATGGCGGTGGCCATCCTGCTCTACCTTGCGCTGGGCTCGCTGTCGGAGGCGCTCGTCATCCTCGCCACGCTGCCGGACGCCTTCGTGGGCGGAATCATTGCGTTGCTCATCGCCGGGGAGACGTGGAACGTGTCCAGCCTGGTGGGGCTCATCGGCCTGTTCGGCATCGCCGTGCAGAACGGACTGGTGCTGGTGGCGCAGACGAAGCTGCTGGTGGAGCGGGGCCGGCCCTTCGCCGACGCCCTGCGCGAGGCGAGCATCAGTCGCGTGCGGCCCAAGCTGATGACGGCGAGCACCGCCATCCTCGGACTGCTGCCCCTGCTGGTGCTGCCGCTGCACGGCACGGAGGTGGAGCGGCCCCTCGCGGTGGTGATGGTGGGCGGGCTCGTCACATCCACCCTCTTCACCCTGCTGGTGCTGCCCACCTTCTACGCCTTCGTCCACGGGCTGCGCGAGCGCGTGGGCCAACGGCTGGCGGCGCGAAGGACGGCGCAGTGAGCACGGAGCTCCAGCGCATGTGAGGCGGGCCGGGCCCGGGGCGCACGGGCGTGGAAGGAAGCTTCATTCCACGCCCGTGCCGGAGTGACGCGGGCTACTTCGCGTAGGTGACGACGTCCTCGCGCACCTTGCTGACGATGCCCTGCCAGTTGCCGTTGGCGCCGTGGCTGAAGGCCTCGGCGTCATCGCGGAACGACACGGTGTGGTAGCTCCACTTGGCGTGGTTCTCCTCACAGGGGCCGGAGCCCAGCGTCAAGTCATTGCAGAACCAGTCGGACGGGTTGCAGTACGCGCCGCCCGCGCTGCCCGCGACGCCGCCCGTCGTGTGGTACGAGACGGCCTCGTCGTCCTGGCCCGGGAGCAGCCCCGAGTACAGCGTGCCCTTGGCACCGGCGAACATGTAGAACCAGATGTTGCGCGTGGTGTTGTGGTTGTACATGGCGCGCGCCGTCGTGGTGACCAGGTCGCCTACGATGGCGTCGCTGGTGGCCCACTCACCCTTGTCCGCCAATTCGCTGCCGCCGCCGGCGCCGGACGCCACGTTCACCCACTTGATGTTCCAGCCCACCTGCGTGGTGCCGTCCGTGTTGCCGCACACGCCGCTGGAGTTGGGGACCGCGTTCTTCTTGTAGCGCGCCGAGCCGCCGTACAGAGACAGCGCGTAGCCAATCTGCAAGTCACCCGCGCTGTGCACGGCGATGTAGCACCAGTTCGTTCCAGTGCAGAAGCAGTCCAGCGCGTCGCGCACGCGGTAGTTCTGACCGCCAATCTTCTGCCGCCCATCCCAGTTGACGGCCTTCTTGTTCACACCGGCCGCGGTGGAGCT contains these protein-coding regions:
- a CDS encoding efflux RND transporter permease subunit, with the translated sequence MRTDGPASASVVDRVLRASFSRPGLTVVLALALSAFGAVALHGLRRDVFPDLSAPIFNVIVQNAAMGAEELETAVAIPMEVALAGLPDVRRIRSTSQLGVTQVTVEFEPDADYFRSRQYVAERVAQAQAELPAGTDAPLVSSLTGRLNEVFEFTLEAEPGAADLMTLRDLAEFEVKNRLLAVPGVAGVERLGGYLRQFQVQLDPDQMVARGISLDAVEHALEGANLNASGGFVVQGPMEWTVRAVGRAQTVEDLSGTVVALRDGTPVLLGDVADIREAPAVRRGIAHRLKGEVVSCRVIKQFGADTERVAAGVRDAITELSRALPPGVQLRIVYDQSVLVDSALGGVSRAILLGAFLVVLVLFGLLGDWRAALIVTLTLPLSLGIAGVLLKAAGIGINTMTLGGLAIAVGLLVDAAIIVTENIVHDLREGAGRRSQREESLAAALEVGRPIAFATLIVVSVFIPLFAMTGIEGRMYQPLAAAVVACLAASLGLALTLVPVASGLFLRAPRPDTPEDVWLVRKVKAFYAPLLERCMRRAGLVRLVALAITVPALGLAFAVGSDFMPRLDEGALLLQTVLPAEASLEEVDRLNHLVEDVLLEFPEVDDVVRRTGRAERTEDPMPHTLSDVLVVLKPDRGRSLEKLEADMREAVEKVPGVTTLFTTPLGMRIDEGLGGSPADLSVRIFGPDLEVLSGLAERTRAIMAKVDGVEDLRAEQLSGLPQLRITVNRAAVARVGLTPGDVIRAVRVGLVGQESSQIWKGQRRYDLVLRLADHRRGDATAIRSLLVDGHDGTRIPLSQLARIEETFGAGSIRREAGSRRIAVEAGVSGRDLGSTAAEVRERLAEELKLPTGYFVDVGGKVESQERAAQSLMVAIAVALMAVAILLYLALGSLSEALVILATLPDAFVGGIIALLIAGETWNVSSLVGLIGLFGIAVQNGLVLVAQTKLLVERGRPFADALREASISRVRPKLMTASTAILGLLPLLVLPLHGTEVERPLAVVMVGGLVTSTLFTLLVLPTFYAFVHGLRERVGQRLAARRTAQ